One window of the Candidatus Jettenia sp. genome contains the following:
- a CDS encoding four-helix bundle copper-binding protein: MAYTTTKQLPQDLQQCIKECLDCYQICKTTLSYCLQKGGKHAEANHINLLADCAEICQTSAAFMLRNSERHGWVCDVCADICNECARDCEKFDDMIMKECAEACRRCADICKQMAGTVTHRT, from the coding sequence ATGGCTTATACAACAACAAAGCAACTACCTCAGGATTTACAGCAGTGTATTAAAGAGTGTTTAGATTGTTACCAGATATGTAAGACAACGCTATCATATTGCTTACAGAAAGGGGGAAAACATGCCGAAGCAAACCATATCAATCTCCTGGCGGATTGCGCAGAAATCTGTCAAACCAGTGCAGCATTCATGCTTCGAAATTCAGAACGACATGGATGGGTATGCGATGTATGTGCAGATATTTGTAATGAATGTGCCAGGGATTGTGAGAAATTTGATGATATGATAATGAAAGAATGCGCCGAGGCATGTAGGCGTTGTGCAGACATCTGTAAGCAAATGGCTGGTACGGTAACCCATCGTACATAA
- a CDS encoding ion transporter, translated as MPNLGDKNHHKLKNSRSRLLEQINTLTDKPMIILSFVWLGLLIFDFIRGLNEPLQMLNYAIWALFVLDFLIEITIAPNKLRYLQKNWLTASSLVIPALRVFRIFQIIRFFRATHIARTLGLLRLLTSLNRTVYTVAHIMGRHGVGYLIALTTIITFASAAAMVRFESPDALREAGFVKFAEAGSGLHNYGDALWWTAMIMTTMGSEYWPKTAEGRFLGWLLSLYAFAIFGYITATIASYFIGQDKGKMTPNDDKESTDAAAIQVLREEISALRKHIETLLLYDHESSSKLKDSSDKKRNNV; from the coding sequence ATGCCGAACCTGGGAGATAAAAATCATCATAAGTTGAAAAATAGCCGCAGTAGGCTACTCGAACAAATCAATACCCTTACTGATAAACCGATGATTATACTCTCTTTTGTCTGGCTTGGTTTACTTATATTTGATTTTATCAGAGGACTAAACGAACCGCTTCAAATGCTGAATTACGCCATCTGGGCACTCTTCGTCCTCGATTTTCTCATTGAAATTACTATTGCGCCCAATAAGTTACGCTATCTTCAGAAGAACTGGCTAACAGCCAGCTCATTAGTTATACCTGCTTTACGGGTATTTCGGATTTTTCAGATTATCCGATTTTTCAGAGCAACGCACATTGCCCGTACCTTGGGTCTTTTACGACTTCTGACATCACTTAACCGTACCGTATATACCGTTGCCCATATCATGGGACGGCATGGAGTTGGCTATCTCATAGCGCTAACCACCATTATTACGTTTGCCAGCGCAGCAGCAATGGTCCGGTTTGAGAGCCCTGATGCACTACGGGAAGCCGGGTTTGTGAAATTCGCAGAGGCAGGATCAGGTTTGCATAATTATGGCGACGCCTTATGGTGGACTGCAATGATCATGACTACTATGGGCTCTGAGTACTGGCCGAAGACCGCAGAGGGCCGTTTCCTTGGATGGCTATTGTCCTTGTACGCATTTGCCATCTTCGGTTACATCACCGCAACAATCGCCAGCTACTTTATCGGACAAGACAAAGGAAAAATGACACCCAATGATGATAAAGAAAGTACCGATGCTGCTGCTATACAGGTATTACGAGAGGAAATTTCAGCACTTCGGAAGCATATTGAGACCCTCTTATTATATGATCATGAGAGCAGCAGCAAATTGAAAGACTCTTCTGATAAAAAGAGAAATAACGTGTAA